The Phycisphaeraceae bacterium genome includes a window with the following:
- a CDS encoding tetrahydrofolate dehydrogenase/cyclohydrolase catalytic domain-containing protein, producing the protein MEAKADGPVILRGKPVADMILERCRARIGRIKKEAGVTPCLVTVLTGNDPASEKYVDRKGKLCHELGMESIKIKFPASTTTEQLVTKVKELAADPKIHGILLQHPMPRQIDERVAFEAIGAAKDVDGVTFHSFGTMTFGLRGFDSATPGGIMRLMRHYEVEIEGKHAVVIGRSVILGRPMAMLLLQANATVTITHSRTEDLAEHVRRADIVVAAVGKPNFVKGDWIKPGAVVIDAGFNPGPSGNMGDVDYEACLAKSSMITPVPGGVGPMTLAVLMEQTVTGAARQAGLGDLDDQVVSVERSGDYSPAFVQSIWAKARAIAGKDPKLVRMDAFGRVIEREAYGDEGHPNGWVITHTGDRSNRAQHQAATCRPMHVRNVAAKAPL; encoded by the coding sequence ATGGAAGCAAAAGCCGATGGACCGGTGATTCTGCGGGGGAAGCCTGTGGCGGACATGATTCTGGAGCGGTGTCGGGCGCGGATTGGGCGGATCAAGAAGGAGGCGGGGGTGACGCCTTGTCTGGTGACGGTGCTGACGGGGAATGATCCGGCGTCGGAGAAGTATGTGGATCGGAAGGGGAAGCTCTGCCATGAGCTGGGGATGGAGTCGATCAAGATCAAGTTTCCGGCCTCGACGACGACGGAGCAGCTGGTGACGAAGGTGAAGGAACTGGCGGCGGACCCGAAGATCCACGGGATTCTGCTGCAGCATCCGATGCCGCGGCAGATTGATGAGCGGGTGGCGTTTGAGGCGATTGGTGCGGCGAAGGACGTGGACGGGGTGACGTTTCACAGCTTTGGGACGATGACGTTCGGGTTGCGGGGGTTCGACTCGGCGACGCCTGGGGGGATCATGCGGCTGATGCGGCATTACGAGGTGGAGATCGAGGGGAAGCACGCGGTGGTGATCGGGCGGAGCGTGATTCTGGGGCGGCCGATGGCGATGCTGCTGCTGCAGGCGAACGCGACGGTGACGATCACGCACTCGCGGACGGAGGACCTGGCGGAGCACGTTCGGCGGGCGGACATCGTGGTGGCGGCGGTGGGCAAGCCGAACTTCGTGAAGGGTGACTGGATCAAGCCGGGTGCGGTGGTGATTGATGCGGGGTTTAACCCGGGTCCGTCGGGGAATATGGGTGATGTGGATTATGAGGCGTGTCTGGCGAAGTCGAGCATGATCACGCCGGTGCCTGGGGGTGTGGGTCCGATGACTTTGGCGGTGCTGATGGAGCAGACGGTGACGGGGGCGGCGCGTCAGGCGGGGCTGGGTGATCTGGATGATCAGGTGGTGTCGGTGGAGCGGTCGGGTGATTATTCGCCGGCGTTTGTGCAGTCGATCTGGGCGAAGGCTCGGGCGATCGCGGGCAAGGACCCAAAGCTGGTGCGGATGGATGCGTTCGGGCGGGTGATCGAGCGGGAGGCGTATGGGGATGAGGGGCATCCGAATGGCTGGGTGATCACGCATACGGGGGACCGATCGAATCGCGCGCAGCATCAGGCGGCGACCTGTCGGCCGATGCATGTGCGGAATGTGGCGGCGAAGGCACCGCTTTGA
- a CDS encoding extracellular solute-binding protein has protein sequence MKALFTSILVVLLISSAAVRMSYPDLSSRVPVLYWVTDPAPTRGEQVNRFHRWQIKAGHSTEVVVTSLDDAEALRAEIPVTLVDDLVAVQPGLAGLFAEEMDAGVLPVTVRLPVAEVRLDTASRDDTKQKIQAVSGVAADIMDVFNGSSMRMFVEMGVLLDVTEQAKTMGFDLSKTYAALEPELLVEGRQYMFPGNVSSSFLTVNVELFRSLGLDPPPERWTFEAFERIGAAFCDEANAGLSRREVFFLNKIDWVRMHRGVGLPRFNETMTASVLNDARYAESLERGRRWMYDLNIVPTPDDIDAFSSAQAYGGADLPMFGAGKYAMIEGGRYWLLQLRQFDRLGELGFAEPPHGGFPNSSIGTRGAIIYKDTDYPELATLFLAYLASADYNNLIVEDADALPPNPAFTHIEAYLRPEAYPNEWGLHGPAAKIAETIAIGDEYSPFVLPTVVEREIKDFRDRFLAGMISAAMAAERTEATLNREIRKRVERDPTVRDEYERRLAVQRRIDALKEADQPIPEVWVNNPFLKAYYASEGLLTAEVAEPLASSGSTGGGM, from the coding sequence ATGAAGGCACTTTTCACGAGTATTCTGGTCGTGCTGCTGATCTCGAGTGCTGCGGTGCGCATGAGCTATCCAGACCTGTCGAGTCGGGTGCCGGTGCTGTACTGGGTGACGGACCCTGCACCCACGCGGGGCGAGCAGGTCAATCGGTTTCATCGGTGGCAGATCAAAGCGGGTCACTCGACGGAAGTGGTGGTCACATCGCTCGATGATGCAGAGGCGTTGCGAGCGGAGATTCCAGTGACGCTGGTAGACGATCTTGTTGCGGTGCAACCGGGGCTGGCGGGTTTGTTCGCAGAGGAGATGGATGCCGGTGTGCTGCCGGTGACGGTGCGGCTGCCTGTGGCGGAGGTGCGGCTGGACACGGCGAGTCGGGATGACACGAAGCAGAAGATCCAGGCGGTGTCGGGGGTGGCGGCGGACATCATGGACGTGTTCAACGGGTCGAGTATGCGCATGTTTGTTGAGATGGGGGTGCTGCTTGATGTGACCGAGCAAGCGAAGACGATGGGGTTTGATCTGTCGAAGACGTATGCGGCACTCGAGCCGGAGCTGCTGGTGGAGGGGCGGCAGTACATGTTTCCGGGGAATGTTTCGTCGAGTTTTTTGACGGTTAATGTGGAGCTATTTCGTTCGCTGGGGCTTGATCCTCCGCCTGAGCGTTGGACGTTCGAGGCGTTTGAGCGGATTGGGGCTGCTTTTTGTGATGAGGCGAATGCGGGGCTGTCGCGTCGTGAGGTTTTTTTCCTCAACAAGATCGATTGGGTGCGGATGCATCGGGGCGTCGGGTTGCCACGGTTCAACGAAACGATGACGGCCTCGGTGCTGAATGATGCGCGATATGCGGAGTCACTCGAACGAGGTCGGCGGTGGATGTATGACCTCAACATTGTGCCAACGCCTGATGACATTGACGCGTTTTCATCGGCGCAGGCTTATGGTGGAGCGGACCTACCGATGTTTGGTGCGGGCAAGTACGCGATGATCGAAGGCGGGCGGTACTGGCTGTTGCAGCTTCGTCAGTTTGACCGGTTGGGCGAGCTTGGTTTTGCGGAGCCGCCTCATGGGGGGTTCCCGAACTCGAGCATCGGGACGCGCGGGGCGATCATCTACAAGGACACGGATTACCCGGAGCTGGCAACGCTGTTTCTGGCGTATCTGGCCAGTGCTGACTACAACAATCTGATTGTTGAGGATGCGGACGCGCTGCCGCCTAATCCTGCGTTTACGCATATCGAGGCTTATCTTCGGCCAGAGGCTTATCCCAACGAGTGGGGACTGCACGGGCCGGCTGCCAAGATCGCGGAGACGATCGCGATCGGCGACGAGTACAGCCCGTTTGTGCTGCCGACGGTGGTTGAGCGTGAAATCAAAGATTTTCGAGATCGTTTTCTGGCGGGCATGATCTCTGCGGCAATGGCTGCGGAGCGGACCGAAGCGACGCTGAACCGCGAGATCCGCAAGCGTGTTGAGCGTGACCCGACGGTGCGCGATGAATACGAGAGACGACTGGCTGTTCAGAGGCGGATCGATGCGCTCAAGGAGGCGGACCAACCAATTCCTGAGGTGTGGGTCAACAACCCGTTTCTTAAGGCGTACTATGCATCGGAGGGGTTGTTGACGGCGGAGGTCGCAGAGCCCTTGGCGAGCAGCGGATCGACGGGGGGTGGGATGTGA
- a CDS encoding aldose 1-epimerase family protein, with product MNHHLNPQLTEHPLQLGGIRTGALDHPQPLGSTATRVAFIDTGSGLRYTVALDRGGDIIDAVYNDTPLAYLTPNGLSKPDQAHTHGMDWLRSWAGGLMSTCGPLHIGPPNPDDPNATGLHGRHHLTPAAVTAITNPNPRLDQHDFSLHLRIDHTRMFGPSLSIQRTISGTLGQPCIDITDTITNTADTPIPQNLLYHCNLGHPLLAPGCQLITNARRLSAWGTLLNDNNPDAYKTITKPRTDHAGTGEAGIILEPNASPDGTATAGLINPHRNLALTVTFSTTQLPYLAIWQHLSHAGYVTGIEPFIGSTPGPDSDGSNPHPTINPGESKTYTLSLEILTTPQALERFTTTDAPTT from the coding sequence ATGAATCATCATCTCAACCCTCAACTCACCGAACACCCCCTCCAACTAGGCGGGATCCGCACCGGCGCCCTCGACCACCCCCAACCCCTCGGCTCCACCGCCACCCGCGTCGCCTTCATCGACACCGGTTCCGGCCTCCGCTACACCGTCGCCCTCGACCGTGGCGGAGACATCATCGACGCCGTCTACAACGACACACCCCTCGCCTACCTCACGCCCAACGGCCTCTCCAAACCCGACCAGGCCCACACCCACGGCATGGACTGGCTCCGCTCATGGGCCGGCGGGCTCATGAGCACCTGCGGGCCACTCCACATCGGACCGCCCAACCCCGACGATCCCAACGCCACCGGTCTCCACGGCCGCCACCACCTCACCCCCGCCGCCGTCACCGCCATCACCAACCCCAACCCACGCCTAGACCAGCACGACTTCTCCCTCCACCTCCGCATCGACCACACCCGAATGTTCGGCCCCTCTCTCTCGATCCAACGCACGATCTCAGGCACCCTCGGCCAGCCGTGCATCGACATCACCGACACCATCACCAACACCGCCGACACACCCATCCCTCAGAACCTTCTCTACCACTGCAACCTCGGTCATCCCCTCCTCGCCCCAGGCTGCCAACTCATCACCAACGCCCGCCGCCTCTCCGCCTGGGGAACCCTTCTCAACGACAACAACCCCGACGCCTACAAGACCATCACCAAGCCCCGCACCGACCACGCTGGCACCGGCGAAGCCGGCATCATCCTCGAACCCAACGCCTCACCAGATGGCACCGCCACCGCCGGTCTCATCAACCCCCACCGAAACCTCGCCCTCACCGTCACCTTCAGCACCACCCAACTCCCATACCTCGCCATCTGGCAACACCTCAGCCACGCCGGCTACGTCACCGGCATCGAACCCTTCATCGGCTCAACCCCAGGCCCAGACTCCGACGGCTCCAACCCCCACCCCACCATCAACCCCGGCGAATCAAAAACCTACACCCTCTCCCTCGAAATCCTAACGACCCCCCAAGCCCTCGAACGATTCACTACCACGGACGCGCCCACGACCTAG
- a CDS encoding CpsB/CapC family capsule biosynthesis tyrosine phosphatase, translating to MDVHAHLIPDIDDGSRSYDETVVLVQRLLKAGYTGSVCTPHIWPQLFPNNIPARIEDLVRGLRAHLTSVGLDYTLWPGGELRLFDGVVDWMQDYGVPTLGPSRAVLCDFWEHTWPGYVDDTFNWLLANNYHPVLAHPERIPMAQGLEPHLDRIHEEGVLLQGNLRCLTGEESDLSRERARAYLTEGRYDLLALDVHRADSLSGRIDGIAVASEMIGADEADRLTCQAPRQLLSDQLGR from the coding sequence ATCGATGTCCACGCCCACCTCATCCCCGACATCGACGACGGCTCCCGCAGCTACGACGAAACCGTAGTCCTTGTCCAGCGACTACTTAAAGCCGGCTACACCGGCTCCGTCTGCACCCCTCACATCTGGCCCCAGCTCTTCCCCAACAACATCCCCGCCCGCATCGAAGACCTCGTCCGCGGTCTGCGCGCACACCTCACCAGCGTCGGACTCGACTACACCCTCTGGCCCGGCGGGGAACTCCGCCTCTTCGACGGCGTCGTCGACTGGATGCAGGACTACGGCGTCCCCACCCTCGGCCCCTCCCGCGCCGTGCTCTGCGACTTCTGGGAACACACCTGGCCCGGCTATGTGGATGACACCTTCAACTGGTTGCTCGCTAACAACTACCACCCAGTCCTCGCCCACCCCGAACGCATCCCGATGGCCCAGGGCCTCGAACCCCATCTCGACCGCATCCACGAAGAAGGCGTCCTCCTCCAGGGCAACCTCCGATGTCTCACCGGCGAGGAGTCCGACCTCTCCCGCGAACGAGCCAGGGCTTACCTCACCGAGGGCCGCTACGACCTGCTCGCCCTCGATGTCCACCGCGCCGACAGCCTCAGCGGGCGTATCGACGGCATCGCCGTTGCCAGCGAGATGATCGGAGCTGATGAAGCTGATCGGCTCACCTGCCAAGCTCCCCGCCAGTTGTTATCAGATCAGCTTGGCCGCTAG
- a CDS encoding FkbM family methyltransferase, which yields MAGWYLPIYKTIRSSNTLRSVARGLRYAMPDIKVTAQVDYLGPFQFRLKRHHWLWGKQALRGHARGLAMFERIIEPDGVFYDVGLNIGYYARFIASHFAVSKVVGFEPMTQNIDLARRNIELCPRPNLISLHEIALGDTDGEELLQVDDITDGSAVLDRVSGGEPAEGRQNAGLPGMTEAVRMLKLDTFVAEGSEPAPTAMKIDTEGAEVMVLEGATETLAKHSPHLVIATHGVEPAIGTFNLLTEHGYRLFGWARDPAVKGGRYRQLTLADLSQLADNNLMASKDLGLLEAPIDPLDMSNLSLRG from the coding sequence ATGGCTGGCTGGTATCTCCCGATCTACAAGACCATTCGCTCGTCAAACACGCTGCGTTCCGTGGCGCGTGGCCTTCGCTACGCGATGCCGGACATCAAGGTCACCGCCCAGGTTGACTACCTCGGGCCCTTCCAGTTTCGGCTTAAGCGCCACCATTGGCTCTGGGGCAAACAGGCGCTTAGGGGGCATGCCCGCGGCCTGGCCATGTTCGAACGCATCATTGAGCCCGACGGTGTGTTCTACGATGTCGGTCTCAACATCGGCTACTACGCGCGCTTTATCGCTTCGCACTTCGCCGTCAGCAAGGTGGTTGGCTTCGAACCCATGACGCAGAACATCGACCTGGCGAGGAGGAACATCGAACTCTGCCCGCGTCCCAACCTCATCAGTCTGCATGAGATCGCTCTGGGGGACACCGACGGCGAGGAGTTGCTGCAGGTTGATGACATCACCGACGGCTCCGCGGTTCTCGACCGTGTCTCAGGCGGGGAGCCTGCGGAAGGCCGGCAAAACGCCGGGCTGCCCGGCATGACGGAGGCCGTGCGCATGCTCAAACTCGACACCTTTGTCGCCGAGGGCAGCGAGCCGGCGCCGACGGCGATGAAGATCGACACCGAGGGTGCTGAGGTCATGGTGCTTGAGGGGGCGACGGAAACCCTCGCTAAGCACAGCCCGCACCTGGTCATTGCGACCCATGGCGTCGAGCCAGCGATCGGGACGTTTAACCTTCTCACCGAGCACGGTTACCGACTGTTCGGCTGGGCGCGCGACCCTGCGGTCAAGGGCGGGCGATACCGGCAACTCACGCTGGCGGATTTGTCTCAGCTCGCCGACAACAACCTGATGGCGAGTAAAGACCTTGGGTTGCTCGAAGCGCCGATCGACCCTCTTGATATGAGCAACCTCAGCCTGCGTGGCTAG
- a CDS encoding AraC family transcriptional regulator: MSAKRDIRPSPRKARRTGQGLWQVRQFGREFNPAGRRYDFHNTRRSPAGLLVIQASLKGQLRITDRHGSFDAPEGSITLFQYADTSHYYRPDPADGPYLCAWIGVIGAGVTEHANELTAIQGPVIDTATDPSLLSDLQTIIDAADPQQDPSPADLAAKAYHYLTRLYDHVSRRHQATLPPVEQAADQLRRQPLRPWSIKEIAQRFKVSREHLARTFTARHGEPPHTYLTRRRTEHAIQLLTQTSLPLADIARQSGFASHHTFARQIRSATGQSPSTLRKPHR, from the coding sequence ATGAGTGCAAAACGTGATATCAGGCCATCCCCCAGGAAAGCCCGCCGCACCGGCCAAGGCCTCTGGCAGGTCCGCCAGTTCGGCCGCGAGTTCAACCCCGCCGGGCGACGCTACGACTTCCACAACACCCGCCGCTCACCCGCCGGTCTCCTGGTCATCCAGGCCTCCCTCAAGGGCCAACTCCGCATCACCGACCGCCACGGCAGTTTCGACGCTCCCGAAGGATCGATCACACTATTCCAATACGCCGACACATCCCACTACTACCGACCAGACCCCGCTGACGGCCCTTATCTCTGCGCATGGATCGGCGTCATCGGCGCAGGGGTTACCGAACACGCCAACGAGCTCACCGCCATCCAGGGCCCCGTCATCGACACCGCCACCGACCCCTCACTCCTCTCCGATCTACAAACCATCATCGACGCCGCAGACCCCCAACAGGACCCCAGCCCGGCCGACCTCGCGGCCAAGGCATATCACTACCTCACTCGACTCTATGACCACGTCAGCCGCCGCCATCAGGCCACCCTCCCACCCGTTGAGCAAGCCGCCGATCAACTCCGCCGACAACCCCTCCGACCCTGGTCCATCAAAGAAATCGCCCAGCGATTCAAGGTCTCCCGCGAACACCTGGCCCGCACCTTCACCGCACGCCACGGCGAACCACCCCACACCTACCTCACCCGCCGCCGCACCGAACACGCCATCCAACTCCTGACCCAGACCTCACTCCCCCTGGCCGACATCGCTCGCCAATCCGGCTTCGCCTCGCACCACACCTTCGCCAGACAGATCCGCTCCGCCACCGGTCAATCACCCTCAACACTCCGCAAACCCCACCGCTAA
- a CDS encoding alpha-glucosidase/alpha-galactosidase: MAKQHEKAGHEGHVRTAEGARGFDGTLPRPLNVTFLGAGSMFCPVLCRDVMAMPGGSRGEFRLVDVDTTRLGLMKRVIELLIGQMGMEGKWTVRAETDRKRALPGTDYAVCCVEVSGLACVEMDNDIPLRFGVDQCIGDTIGPGGLFKGLRTVPVFLDILRDMRELCPGALMLNYTNPMSMMILAAGRGVPEVPVVGLCHSVQGTSHLLAEYAGVPYEELDWACAGINHLAWFTKLEHRGEDLYRKVLYERFAREVSEGHAEAASGLARFDAADETRGADVGREYQQEDLIRKDMCLHFGAFITESSGHLSEYLPYYRKSEAGRKLLRLGYHGGSRFYATNWPAWRAASDGHRERMLQGEETFENERSWEYASWIIEAIEKDVPYRIHGNVMNRPVRAHGEAGKLITNLSGDGVVEVACLVDGNGVQPTRYGALPAAMGHICASNMAFFDLAATAAIERSRSAATHALLLDPLCQAVCTPGEITAMSAAMFEAEAEYLPGYA, encoded by the coding sequence ATGGCCAAGCAACATGAGAAGGCGGGACACGAGGGGCATGTGCGGACGGCTGAGGGTGCGCGCGGTTTTGATGGAACTCTGCCGAGGCCGCTGAACGTGACGTTTCTGGGGGCGGGGTCGATGTTCTGTCCGGTGCTGTGCCGGGATGTCATGGCGATGCCGGGGGGGAGTCGGGGGGAGTTTCGGCTGGTGGATGTCGATACGACGCGGCTGGGATTGATGAAGCGGGTGATCGAGTTGCTGATTGGACAGATGGGAATGGAGGGGAAGTGGACGGTGCGGGCGGAGACGGATCGCAAGCGGGCGCTGCCGGGGACGGACTACGCGGTGTGCTGCGTGGAAGTGTCGGGGCTGGCGTGTGTGGAGATGGACAACGACATCCCGCTTCGGTTCGGGGTGGATCAGTGCATCGGCGACACGATCGGGCCTGGGGGGCTGTTCAAAGGGCTGCGGACGGTGCCGGTGTTCCTCGACATCCTGCGCGATATGCGGGAGCTGTGTCCTGGGGCGCTAATGCTTAACTACACCAATCCGATGAGCATGATGATTCTTGCGGCGGGTCGCGGGGTGCCGGAGGTGCCGGTCGTGGGGTTGTGCCACAGCGTGCAGGGGACGAGTCATCTGCTGGCCGAGTACGCGGGGGTTCCCTACGAGGAGTTGGACTGGGCCTGCGCGGGGATCAATCATCTGGCGTGGTTCACGAAGCTCGAGCACCGGGGGGAGGATCTGTATCGGAAGGTTCTGTACGAGCGGTTTGCTCGTGAGGTGAGCGAGGGTCATGCGGAAGCGGCGTCGGGGTTGGCGCGGTTTGATGCGGCGGACGAGACGCGGGGTGCGGACGTCGGGCGTGAATATCAGCAGGAAGACCTGATTCGGAAGGACATGTGCCTGCACTTCGGGGCGTTTATCACGGAGAGTTCGGGGCATCTCTCGGAGTATCTGCCGTACTACCGAAAGTCCGAGGCGGGTCGGAAGCTACTGCGGCTGGGGTATCACGGGGGCTCGCGATTTTACGCGACGAACTGGCCGGCCTGGCGGGCGGCGAGTGATGGGCATCGCGAGCGGATGCTTCAGGGAGAGGAGACCTTCGAGAACGAGCGGTCGTGGGAGTATGCGTCGTGGATCATCGAGGCGATCGAGAAGGATGTGCCGTATCGGATTCACGGGAATGTGATGAATCGGCCGGTGCGGGCGCATGGCGAGGCGGGGAAGCTGATCACGAATCTGTCGGGGGATGGCGTGGTGGAAGTGGCGTGTTTGGTGGATGGGAATGGGGTACAACCGACTCGATACGGAGCCCTTCCGGCGGCCATGGGTCATATTTGCGCGAGCAATATGGCCTTTTTTGATCTGGCGGCGACAGCGGCGATCGAGCGAAGCCGATCTGCGGCAACGCATGCTTTACTGTTGGACCCGTTGTGTCAGGCGGTGTGTACGCCTGGGGAGATTACGGCCATGTCGGCGGCGATGTTTGAGGCAGAAGCGGAGTACCTGCCGGGGTACGCTTGA
- a CDS encoding competence/damage-inducible protein A yields the protein MPITSAAILAIGDELVLGQTVDTNTAWIAQRLAARGIMANLHLTVPDDHHAIRDAFLQAADTAPWVIVTGGLGPTADDLTRFALAEAMGVDLVEDADALSTLKTWFEGRGKPMPQRNRVQAMIPRTASALPNPVGTAPGIHAKLNNAQVFVMPGVPRELFAIYQERVEPTIVAASGGNILMTRKINTFGVGESAIGETLSDLMTRDANPTIGTTVSGGVVSVRIRASGTRHDDVVCLLSTAQKQVETRLCALVYGLDDTLLQDATIALLREKNMTVATAESCTGGMISASLTDVAGSSAVFLGGFVTYANDRKINDLAIDEDTLSNHGAVSAAVARAMAQGARQRTGADIAIATTGIAGPEGGTPDKPVGTVWFGLATPSESCAYHAKLRGDRAMIRNRSKMIALQLIRFATMGEDPAQMDWLTADSAVVK from the coding sequence ATGCCCATCACCTCCGCCGCCATCCTCGCCATCGGCGACGAGCTCGTCCTCGGACAGACCGTCGACACCAACACCGCATGGATCGCCCAGCGCCTCGCCGCCCGGGGCATCATGGCCAACCTCCACCTCACCGTCCCCGATGACCACCACGCCATCCGCGACGCCTTCCTCCAGGCCGCCGACACCGCTCCCTGGGTCATCGTCACCGGCGGCCTCGGGCCCACCGCCGATGACCTCACCCGCTTCGCCCTCGCAGAAGCCATGGGCGTCGACCTCGTCGAAGACGCCGACGCCCTCTCCACACTCAAAACATGGTTCGAGGGCCGCGGGAAACCCATGCCGCAGCGTAACCGCGTCCAGGCCATGATCCCTCGCACCGCATCAGCCCTTCCCAATCCTGTCGGCACCGCACCCGGCATCCACGCCAAACTCAACAACGCCCAGGTCTTCGTCATGCCCGGCGTCCCCCGCGAACTCTTCGCCATCTACCAGGAGCGCGTCGAGCCCACCATCGTCGCCGCCAGCGGCGGCAACATCCTGATGACCCGCAAGATCAACACCTTCGGTGTCGGCGAGTCCGCCATCGGCGAAACCCTCAGCGACCTGATGACCCGCGACGCCAACCCGACCATCGGTACCACGGTCTCCGGCGGCGTCGTCTCTGTGCGCATAAGAGCGAGTGGAACGAGGCACGATGACGTCGTTTGTTTGTTGAGCACGGCCCAAAAACAGGTCGAAACACGCCTGTGCGCACTGGTTTATGGCCTCGATGACACCCTCCTGCAGGACGCCACCATCGCCCTCCTGCGCGAGAAGAACATGACCGTCGCCACCGCCGAGAGTTGCACCGGCGGGATGATCAGCGCCTCCCTGACCGACGTCGCAGGCTCCAGTGCCGTCTTCCTCGGCGGGTTCGTGACCTACGCCAACGACCGTAAAATCAACGACTTAGCGATCGACGAAGACACCCTCAGCAACCACGGCGCCGTCTCCGCCGCCGTCGCCCGAGCCATGGCCCAGGGCGCCCGCCAGCGCACAGGAGCCGACATCGCCATCGCCACCACTGGCATCGCCGGACCCGAAGGCGGAACCCCCGACAAACCCGTCGGCACCGTCTGGTTCGGACTCGCAACCCCTTCTGAATCCTGCGCTTACCACGCCAAACTCCGCGGCGACCGCGCCATGATCCGCAACCGCTCCAAGATGATCGCCCTCCAACTCATCCGCTTCGCAACCATGGGCGAAGACCCCGCCCAGATGGACTGGCTCACCGCCGATTCCGCCGTGGTAAAGTAA